The segment AGGAACTTGTATAGGAGCTTGGAAAATATTGTATTTGACCACCACCATGTGTTGGCAAGTCTTTTTCTATTTTGAGGTTAATGGTTTTGCATCATGTCCATTGACAATACATTCTCCCTAGAATTGACTGAAATTTTTTAAGTGTTGACCTGTATCGGCAATTTGGTCATCATGCATTCATGCGACAATTACTGAACTCTGCTTGCAATTCCAATGCAGAGGTATGGTGGAAAGAAGGGCCCTGGAGCCAGTGCATCAAAAGAGTAAAGACCTGAGGgtctgggacctcaggagcaaATGCCTGTGTTATCTGTGAGGCATCCTGCTGGCATGGTGGTATTTTGAGTACCAGCTACTGATAGTGAATGCACACCATATTcactagtggagagtggagaCTCCAGAGAAGCTAACCAGACTTTtgcattggttgatgattcctgTTTCACATATGTAGTTTATGTACAATGACATGGAACATAGCTTACTGATCAAATTTCCAGTTCCTCTGTTGTACTGTACTGTGACAAGTTGTGAACCTGTTGAATCTTTGCAAACGCAATACAAGCAGAGACCGAGAGGACAAAATGGAATTGTGGTGCCCGGCCGCATGGTGGTGAAACATAGCTGTTAtttttttatgatctttctcTTTCCAACATTGTTACTTGCAAGCGATTTACCGTGCATGGATCAACCACTCGGTCTGCTGCGTGTAGCTACGGCCATTGCCTGCATACCAGTACCAGCGATTATTtgtagctgctgctgctcttcTCATGGCAAATCCCCAGCTACTGATCTTAACCGCATGACCAGCTCAAACGTTTCAGCCATTGTCTATTTGTAGCTAACAGGCAGTTTGCACGAGCCCAGCGTGCGGTCCAGGACGATCAGCTCTCACAGACCTCAGTTTTGACAGTGGCTCACTGGCCAGCCCTCCTTGTAAGGACCGTGGACGCTGCAGAATTTGGACCAAGAAAAGCTAAGTCTCATCGGCACCCAGCGCAGTGATCTACGAGGAAGAACCAGAGGCCAGAGGCATCCGGCAATGGCGACGAGGAGCACGGTGGCAAGGGCTGTCCCGCTGTGCCTGTGGCTCGCGCTCGGCGTGGCCACCCTGACGCTGCCCCAGGTGCGTCTCCATCTATCATCTCCATCTGTTTTGCATATGCCTCCCATTGCCACTGCTCATCACTGGCATAGTTGCATTGTTGTCCTGACATCCCTTCGTCTATGCTGTGCATCCTATTGCTGTTGCCACCACCACCCGTCATTAGCATTGCTCTTCGTTTATGCATTGGCTGTTCACAGGCACATGCAGCAGAGGCAGACGCGGACCTCACCAAGATCACGAGCAAGGTCTTCTTCGACATCCAGATCGACGGCAAGCCTGAAGGTTTGTTTGCGCATGCAAAATTGCAAATACGTGGCGGCCCTTCTGAGGCTGAGATTTGCCAGCCCTAGTTGTATCATTAGTCGTGCGTGTTGATTCCTGAAACTTCTGATGCTCCAACCTGACTAACATTGGAGTGATCATGGATTTCATAGGCCGGATTGTCATTGGACTTTTTGGGAAGACTGTTCCCAAGACAGCAGGTATCATCAACTAAATTGCTGTTTAGTGTATGTGGGTCTCAAAAATGTTAACTGTATTTGTGCATCTTTTTTTCAGAGAACTTCAGAGCACTTAGCACAGGTATGTTTCCTAACTACCACTACCATGTCCCAACCCCTTACTTACCATGCAGTACTGAAATATATTCCTACCCAGTCTAGAAATGGCAGGCTACTTTATGATGTCAAAATGGGAATGGTAAACATTTGGTTCCAGTCATTTCTTTTACTGGAGAGAGACATCCCTCCATAATAATGGTTTGACAGTACACCGCTCTCTCTGATTCCTGTCATGTATTGTAAGCACCCTCAACTTCCATGTTACACAGGGGAGAAAGGAATGGGTGCGTATGGCGAACCTCTGTGGTACAAGGGATCCACATTCCACAGGATCATCCCAGGCTTCATGATTCAAGGAGGTGATTTCGTAAACCACAACGGAACAGGCTGCGATACCATTTATGGCAAAGACGTCTTCCCTGACGAGAACTTCAAGCTCAACCACGCCGAACCTGGTGACTAACTGTGCTACATGAAATTAACCTGCTTGAAGCACTGGTCAGTGCTCAGGTCTGATCAGCTGCATTGCAGGTACCATATCCATGGCCAATTATGGGAAAGACACAAACGGATGCCAGTTTGCCATCACCACCGTAGAAGGAAGCAAGTAATCATCTTCCTCTGGTTCTTTGAGCATCATCACTAGTCTAATCACCGTAGCGCCATTTTAATTTCTACAACAAAAGATTTTCTTTGCTCCCTCTTGAGAATTAATGCTTGTCATTGACCGTTCCTTTTCTTCTTCATGCTAAGATTACCGAAGAAATTGGATGGGGTACATGTTGTGTTCGGCAAGGTGGTGAGTGGAATGGACGTGGTCCACAAGATTGAAGCTCAAGGCCAGCCGAGTGGTGTTCCCAAGGCCAAAGTCCTCATAGCTGACAGCGGAGAGCTGCCCGGATCTGATGAGCTGTGACCATCCATTTTGATGGAAACTAACATCTGTTAGCAAAGCAAGTGCGGTTGTTTTTCAGCGTGGAATTGTGACCACCGTAGTCTTGTTTGATTTGGTTGGGGGCAGTTTATGTTGACTACAATGTCTAGTTCATATATGTACTTATTATTGGGGAATTATTAGATGAACAAACAAAATCGTAGTGAT is part of the Sorghum bicolor cultivar BTx623 chromosome 10, Sorghum_bicolor_NCBIv3, whole genome shotgun sequence genome and harbors:
- the LOC8064962 gene encoding peptidyl-prolyl cis-trans isomerase CYP19-4; the protein is MATRSTVARAVPLCLWLALGVATLTLPQAHAAEADADLTKITSKVFFDIQIDGKPEGRIVIGLFGKTVPKTAENFRALSTGEKGMGAYGEPLWYKGSTFHRIIPGFMIQGGDFVNHNGTGCDTIYGKDVFPDENFKLNHAEPGTISMANYGKDTNGCQFAITTVEGSKLPKKLDGVHVVFGKVVSGMDVVHKIEAQGQPSGVPKAKVLIADSGELPGSDEL